The proteins below come from a single Zhouia spongiae genomic window:
- a CDS encoding phosphoadenosine phosphosulfate reductase family protein translates to MSKTRHVLGISGGKDSAALAIYVKTKYPSIDLEFYSCDTGKELEETYQLIRNLEVYLGVKINLLQGAEKSSEDPFDHFLKMYGGFLPSSNARWCTKKLKLAPFEDYVGDDPVVSYVGIRGDEEREGYISTKKNIQSIFPFRKNIWSKDVVKKMLSNQNIEQLVSMSKNIDFGQNQEKAFQALSQNVSPQFTLDQKLNVLLDSNVKAFNHLVFDFLKTTDYPLAKEEVFPVIENDEVLVKADIFKILEESGVGVPAYYNKIEFEVNGKKGEYARSRSGCFFCFFQQKIEWVWLYEQHPELYKKAMEYEKDGYTWGQNESLEELIQPERMEKIKEEYIKRMERKSKVKSPYLVDILGDDESEGCAACFI, encoded by the coding sequence ATGAGTAAAACAAGACACGTATTAGGTATATCGGGAGGCAAGGACAGTGCCGCCTTGGCAATTTATGTTAAGACTAAATATCCATCCATTGACTTGGAATTTTATTCCTGTGATACCGGAAAAGAATTAGAAGAAACATACCAATTGATCAGAAATTTGGAAGTCTATCTTGGTGTAAAAATTAATCTTTTACAGGGAGCGGAGAAAAGCTCAGAAGATCCATTCGATCATTTTTTAAAAATGTACGGTGGTTTTTTGCCTTCATCCAATGCGCGTTGGTGTACTAAAAAATTGAAATTAGCACCTTTTGAAGACTATGTCGGTGATGATCCTGTAGTTTCATACGTTGGTATTAGGGGTGATGAAGAAAGAGAAGGTTATATATCTACTAAAAAGAATATTCAGTCAATATTCCCTTTTCGAAAAAATATATGGAGTAAAGACGTGGTAAAAAAGATGTTGTCTAATCAAAATATAGAGCAACTAGTTTCAATGTCCAAAAATATAGATTTTGGTCAAAATCAAGAAAAAGCTTTTCAGGCACTATCACAAAATGTAAGTCCTCAATTTACCCTTGATCAAAAACTCAATGTATTGCTAGACTCAAACGTAAAGGCTTTTAATCACTTAGTTTTCGATTTTTTGAAAACAACAGATTATCCTCTTGCAAAAGAAGAAGTGTTTCCGGTAATAGAGAATGACGAAGTATTGGTTAAGGCTGATATTTTTAAAATTTTAGAAGAAAGTGGTGTGGGTGTTCCTGCCTATTACAATAAAATTGAATTTGAGGTTAACGGTAAAAAAGGTGAATATGCTCGGAGTCGTTCAGGATGTTTCTTTTGCTTTTTCCAGCAAAAAATAGAATGGGTTTGGTTATATGAACAACACCCTGAATTATATAAAAAAGCAATGGAGTATGAGAAAGATGGTTATACGTGGGGACAAAATGAAAGTTTAGAAGAACTGATACAACCCGAAAGGATGGAAAAGATTAAAGAGGAATATATCAAAAGAATGGAAAGAAAATCTAAAGTTAAATCCCCTTATCTAGTTGACATTTTAGGTG
- a CDS encoding DUF4007 family protein, whose amino-acid sequence MQNIKYTFSGHDSFQCRQLWLKKGYDYVVESKSFNDEDAVVQLGVGKNMVSSIRFWLKAFNVVDNNDLPTEFGKRLFDDNIGYDPFLEDEASLWLLHYNLVKTQFASIYSIVFNEFRKEKLFFNKETYVNYLKRIAEGDKDFNFNENTVAKDFNVFTNLYKNDSKGNNIEDSFTGILSEIELLSTTGKGKDEQFYIENSERDNLSEYVILYTILENTDYGNSISLNSLEFNINSPGSIFALNRLGLMNKISEIVSEFDGITFTDQAGIKELQFKKKVEAFKVLDKYYGK is encoded by the coding sequence TTGCAAAATATAAAATATACTTTTTCTGGACACGATTCTTTTCAGTGTCGACAGCTGTGGTTGAAAAAGGGGTACGATTATGTAGTTGAAAGTAAAAGCTTTAATGATGAAGATGCAGTTGTCCAGCTTGGAGTTGGTAAAAATATGGTTTCTTCAATTCGTTTTTGGCTTAAGGCATTCAACGTTGTTGACAATAATGATTTACCGACTGAATTTGGAAAAAGGCTATTTGATGATAATATTGGCTATGACCCATTTTTGGAAGATGAAGCAAGTTTATGGCTTTTGCACTATAACTTGGTAAAAACCCAATTTGCCTCTATTTATAGTATTGTCTTCAATGAATTTAGAAAAGAGAAGCTCTTCTTTAATAAAGAGACGTACGTCAATTATTTGAAGAGGATAGCTGAAGGTGATAAAGATTTCAATTTCAATGAAAATACTGTTGCTAAAGATTTTAATGTCTTTACGAACTTGTACAAAAATGATTCTAAAGGGAATAATATAGAGGACAGTTTTACGGGAATACTATCAGAAATCGAATTGCTGAGCACAACAGGAAAAGGAAAAGATGAGCAATTTTATATAGAGAATAGCGAAAGGGATAACCTCTCGGAATACGTTATTTTATATACAATTCTTGAAAATACGGATTATGGAAATTCAATCAGTTTAAATTCCCTAGAGTTTAATATCAATAGCCCAGGGTCAATTTTTGCATTGAATCGTTTGGGTTTGATGAACAAAATTTCTGAAATAGTCAGTGAATTTGACGGGATAACTTTTACAGACCAAGCGGGAATAAAAGAGTTGCAGTTCAAAAAAAAGGTTGAAGCATTCAAGGTATTAGATAAATATTATGGCAAATAA